One window of Halalkalicoccus subterraneus genomic DNA carries:
- a CDS encoding MFS transporter, which yields MNDSPSTPAFGSVAFDGGRGRMLAVLSVGVAALLAGQLVIAPALPAIIAEFEIAPSQAGVGLTVMWACGALAMFPGGRSSDLLSRKTVLVASVAVLVVGFLVAASAPTFLAFLGGLAVAGIGVGLYEPANMALVFESFGDRRGRALGVIAASYSFGSALAGGFATLAVALASWRLAFLPVLVGLACVGAGVHRWSREPYVLSRASLDPRPTVGRLFDSPSIRRLLGLFCLYMFVWQAAIGFLPTFLRLEKGLSPALANGAFVAVFLIGLVISPTIGDLGDRFGHRRVGGSAPLVGALGLSVLVVASGPLVGLGIVLFAVGLMSFWPVMNAYLMARLAPDSLGGDYGLSRGVFFGAGSLGPVYTGLVAQYASYGTAYAGLICCFLASAILVRTVE from the coding sequence GTGAATGATTCGCCCTCCACCCCCGCGTTCGGCTCGGTCGCCTTCGACGGCGGGCGTGGCCGGATGCTCGCGGTCCTGTCGGTCGGCGTCGCGGCTCTGCTCGCGGGCCAGCTGGTGATCGCGCCCGCGTTGCCGGCGATCATCGCCGAGTTCGAAATCGCGCCCTCGCAGGCCGGCGTCGGACTGACGGTCATGTGGGCCTGCGGCGCCCTCGCGATGTTCCCCGGCGGCCGGTCCTCCGATCTCCTCTCGCGAAAGACGGTGCTGGTCGCGAGCGTCGCGGTGCTCGTCGTCGGCTTTCTCGTCGCGGCCAGCGCCCCGACGTTTCTCGCCTTTCTCGGGGGCCTCGCGGTCGCCGGGATCGGTGTCGGGCTCTACGAGCCGGCGAACATGGCGCTGGTCTTCGAGTCCTTCGGCGATCGGCGCGGGCGCGCGCTCGGCGTCATCGCCGCCTCCTACAGCTTCGGCAGTGCTCTGGCCGGCGGGTTCGCGACGCTCGCGGTCGCCCTCGCGAGCTGGCGCCTTGCCTTCCTTCCGGTTCTCGTGGGCCTCGCCTGCGTCGGCGCGGGTGTCCACCGCTGGAGCCGCGAGCCGTACGTCCTCTCGCGAGCCTCACTCGATCCCCGTCCGACGGTCGGTCGGCTGTTCGACTCGCCGTCGATCCGCCGGCTGCTCGGGCTGTTCTGTCTCTACATGTTCGTCTGGCAGGCGGCCATCGGCTTCCTGCCGACCTTTCTCCGACTCGAAAAGGGTCTCTCGCCGGCGCTGGCAAACGGCGCGTTCGTCGCGGTGTTCCTGATCGGGCTCGTGATCAGCCCCACGATCGGCGACCTCGGCGACCGTTTCGGCCATCGCCGTGTCGGCGGGAGCGCCCCACTCGTCGGCGCGCTCGGTCTCTCGGTGCTCGTCGTCGCGAGCGGGCCTCTTGTGGGGCTGGGGATCGTCCTCTTCGCCGTCGGGCTGATGAGCTTCTGGCCGGTGATGAACGCGTATCTGATGGCCCGGCTCGCCCCCGACTCGCTGGGCGGGGATTACGGGTTGAGTCGGGGCGTCTTCTTCGGTGCGGGCAGCCTGGGCCCGGTCTATACGGGTCTCGTCGCCCAGTACGCGAGCTACGGGACGGCCTACGCCGGGCTGATCTGTTGTTTCCTCGCGAGCGCGATCCTCGTTCGCACCGTCGAATAG
- a CDS encoding DJ-1/PfpI family protein: protein MEIEILLYEGFDELDAIGPYEVFRTAAEAGGALGVSLVAHDPAERITASHGLRVEPDGELGEPDLLVVPGGGWSSRDDRGTWGEYERNDLPPLIAERHDQGATVASVCTGAMLLERAGLLDGRPAVTHAGALDDLRGTAAEVVGTHAVDSEDRGSSGRTNEAVPRVVDDGDVLTAGGVTSGIDLALWLVERESGEGLAGSVATTLEYERSAVYRS, encoded by the coding sequence ATGGAGATAGAGATCCTGCTGTACGAGGGGTTCGACGAACTCGACGCGATCGGGCCCTACGAGGTCTTTCGAACCGCGGCCGAGGCCGGCGGTGCTCTCGGCGTCTCGCTGGTGGCCCACGACCCCGCCGAGCGGATCACGGCGAGCCACGGCCTGCGTGTGGAGCCGGACGGTGAACTGGGCGAGCCCGATCTGCTCGTGGTGCCCGGCGGCGGGTGGAGTTCGAGGGACGACCGGGGGACGTGGGGCGAGTACGAGCGAAACGACCTTCCCCCGCTGATCGCCGAGCGGCACGACCAGGGGGCGACCGTCGCGTCGGTCTGTACGGGGGCGATGCTGCTCGAACGGGCGGGACTGCTCGACGGCCGGCCCGCCGTGACCCACGCGGGCGCTCTCGATGACCTGCGGGGGACGGCGGCCGAGGTGGTCGGAACCCACGCCGTGGACAGCGAGGACCGTGGTTCCTCCGGCCGTACGAACGAGGCGGTGCCTCGCGTCGTGGACGACGGCGACGTCCTGACGGCGGGCGGCGTCACCTCGGGGATCGACCTCGCGCTGTGGCTCGTCGAACGGGAGAGCGGCGAGGGGCTCGCCGGGAGCGTGGCGACGACCCTCGAATACGAACGGAGCGCGGTCTATCGGTCCTGA
- the gnd gene encoding phosphogluconate dehydrogenase (NAD(+)-dependent, decarboxylating), producing the protein MQLGVIGLGRMGLIVADRLMDAGHDVVAYDLDSEAVGRAAEAGATPADSVEDLAETLGEEKRIWLMVPAGKAVDATLSDLDPHLGENDIVVDGGNSHFERSVERSEATDAAYLDCGTSGGPASAEAGFSLMVGGPQWAYDEFAPAFDAVATGPAGHDRMGPSGAGHYVKMVHNGVEYALMQAYGEGFELLSEGRYDLDLESVARTWNHGAVIRSWLLELCEEAFREEGTDLGDVDDYVAGGSTGTWTVQEALEQEIALPIIYQALSERFGSRAPEEGRFSRRLANRLRYGFGRHEVARRE; encoded by the coding sequence ATGCAACTTGGCGTCATCGGACTCGGACGGATGGGGCTGATCGTCGCGGACCGACTCATGGACGCGGGCCACGACGTGGTGGCCTACGATCTGGACAGCGAGGCGGTCGGGCGCGCCGCGGAGGCGGGAGCTACCCCCGCCGATTCCGTCGAGGATCTCGCGGAAACACTTGGCGAGGAGAAACGGATCTGGCTGATGGTCCCCGCCGGCAAGGCCGTCGACGCCACGCTCTCGGACTTGGATCCTCACCTCGGAGAGAACGATATCGTCGTCGACGGGGGCAACTCGCATTTCGAACGCTCTGTCGAGCGAAGCGAGGCGACCGACGCGGCCTACCTCGACTGCGGGACCTCGGGCGGGCCCGCCAGCGCCGAGGCGGGCTTCTCGCTGATGGTCGGCGGGCCCCAATGGGCCTACGACGAGTTCGCCCCGGCGTTCGACGCCGTCGCCACCGGCCCTGCGGGCCACGACCGGATGGGCCCCTCGGGCGCGGGCCACTACGTGAAAATGGTCCACAACGGCGTCGAATACGCGCTGATGCAAGCGTATGGGGAAGGGTTCGAGCTACTCAGTGAGGGCCGGTACGACCTCGATCTGGAGAGCGTCGCCCGGACGTGGAACCACGGTGCGGTGATTCGATCCTGGCTGCTCGAACTCTGCGAGGAGGCGTTCCGCGAGGAAGGGACGGATCTGGGCGACGTCGACGACTACGTCGCCGGCGGTTCGACCGGAACGTGGACGGTCCAGGAGGCCCTCGAACAGGAGATCGCGCTGCCGATCATCTACCAGGCGCTCTCGGAGCGCTTCGGCTCGCGTGCCCCCGAGGAGGGGCGGTTCTCCCGGCGACTCGCGAACCGGCTCCGCTACGGCTTCGGCCGACACGAGGTCGCTCGCAGGGAGTGA
- a CDS encoding valine--tRNA ligase, with the protein MDDSYDPGAVEPRWRERWAEEEVYRYEGDEQRPEYVIDTPPPYPTGNLHIGNALGWCYMDFAARFQRLQGKDVLYPQGWDCHGLPTEVKVEENHGIHRTDVSREEFRELCVEHTESQIDAMKETMGLLGFSQDWDHEFRTMDSSYWGKTQKSFVEMAEDDYVYRDEHPVNWCPRCETAIADAEVENEDRGGTLFTIRFDGADNDAIEIATTRPELLAACVAVAVDPDDERYEGRVGESFEVPIFGQEVELISDADVDSEFGTGAVMICTFGDKQDVDWWAEYDLPLRTVLTEDGRLNERAGEFEGLTVDEAKDEIASALQKGGYLQDEEPVEQSVGTCWRCDTPIEILSKEQWFIRVDGEEILEKAREIEWIPEHMYARLEEWTEGMEWDWVISRQRVFATPIPAWFCEECGHVHVAESEDLPVKPTSEDPEITCPECGAEDWTGETDVMDTWMDSSISALHVAGWPDEEFSPVQLREQGHDIIRTWAFYTILRTAALEDEIPWEQALINGMVFGEDGNKMSKSRGNFVQPEEVVEEHGADAFRQAIALGGQPGSDIQFQSKEVTSASRFLTKLWNISRFADGHLDEDTPTVDAPAYRDADRWILTELDSVARDVEADMEAYRFDAALRKIREFVWHDLADDYLELIKGRLYEGRPGERDAARHALYTTLSGSLRMLAPFSPFFTEELYRELPGTEGSVHVAGWPAVEADWNREEAITDGELIADAASTIRGWKSDSGMALNADLDRIELYADGEVEGLDTYDLSEAVNGPVYIEAGRPDVELVPVEVEPDQSVIGPEFRDRAGAVLGALSEADPAEIRAQRETGEIELDVDGETVTLSPEAVEIREERRAESGEEVAVLEAEHATVLVFP; encoded by the coding sequence ATGGACGATAGTTACGACCCCGGCGCCGTCGAGCCCCGGTGGCGCGAGCGCTGGGCCGAGGAGGAGGTGTATCGATACGAAGGCGACGAACAGCGTCCGGAGTACGTCATCGACACGCCGCCGCCGTACCCCACGGGCAACCTCCACATCGGCAACGCGCTCGGCTGGTGTTACATGGACTTCGCCGCCCGCTTCCAGCGCCTGCAGGGCAAGGACGTGCTCTACCCGCAGGGCTGGGACTGCCACGGCCTGCCAACGGAGGTGAAGGTCGAGGAGAACCACGGCATCCACCGCACGGACGTCTCGCGCGAGGAGTTCCGCGAGCTGTGTGTCGAACACACAGAATCCCAGATCGACGCGATGAAGGAGACGATGGGACTGTTGGGCTTCTCGCAGGACTGGGACCACGAGTTCCGCACGATGGACTCCTCCTACTGGGGCAAAACCCAGAAGTCGTTCGTCGAGATGGCCGAGGACGACTACGTCTACCGGGACGAACACCCGGTCAACTGGTGTCCGCGCTGCGAGACGGCGATCGCGGACGCCGAGGTCGAAAACGAGGATCGCGGGGGCACCCTCTTTACGATCCGGTTCGATGGAGCCGACAACGACGCGATCGAGATCGCCACCACGCGGCCCGAACTGCTCGCGGCCTGCGTCGCGGTCGCGGTCGACCCCGACGACGAGCGCTACGAGGGACGGGTCGGCGAGAGCTTCGAGGTACCGATCTTCGGCCAGGAGGTCGAACTCATCTCGGACGCGGACGTCGACTCGGAGTTCGGCACCGGCGCGGTGATGATCTGTACGTTCGGGGACAAACAGGACGTCGACTGGTGGGCCGAGTACGACCTCCCCCTCAGAACCGTGCTGACCGAGGACGGCCGGCTGAACGAGCGCGCCGGCGAGTTCGAGGGGCTGACCGTCGACGAGGCCAAAGACGAGATCGCCTCGGCGCTCCAGAAGGGCGGCTACCTCCAGGACGAGGAGCCCGTCGAGCAGTCGGTCGGCACCTGCTGGCGATGTGATACCCCCATCGAGATCCTCTCGAAGGAGCAGTGGTTCATCCGCGTCGACGGGGAGGAGATCCTCGAGAAAGCTCGAGAGATCGAGTGGATCCCCGAGCACATGTACGCCCGACTGGAGGAGTGGACCGAGGGCATGGAGTGGGACTGGGTGATCAGCCGCCAGCGCGTCTTCGCCACCCCGATCCCGGCGTGGTTCTGCGAGGAGTGCGGGCACGTCCACGTCGCCGAGAGCGAGGACCTACCGGTCAAACCCACCAGCGAGGATCCCGAGATCACGTGTCCCGAGTGCGGTGCCGAGGACTGGACCGGCGAGACCGACGTGATGGACACGTGGATGGACTCGTCGATCTCGGCGCTGCACGTCGCGGGCTGGCCCGACGAGGAGTTCTCGCCCGTGCAACTGCGCGAGCAGGGCCACGACATCATCCGGACGTGGGCGTTCTACACGATCCTGCGGACCGCCGCCCTCGAGGACGAGATCCCCTGGGAGCAGGCGCTGATCAACGGAATGGTCTTCGGCGAGGACGGCAACAAGATGTCCAAATCGCGGGGCAACTTCGTCCAGCCCGAGGAGGTGGTGGAGGAACACGGGGCCGACGCGTTCCGGCAGGCGATCGCGCTCGGCGGCCAGCCCGGCTCGGACATCCAGTTCCAGTCGAAGGAGGTCACGAGTGCCTCTCGATTCCTCACCAAACTCTGGAACATCAGCCGGTTCGCCGACGGACATCTCGACGAGGACACCCCCACCGTCGACGCACCAGCCTACCGCGACGCCGACCGGTGGATCCTCACCGAGCTCGACTCGGTGGCCCGTGATGTCGAAGCAGACATGGAGGCCTATCGGTTCGACGCCGCACTCAGGAAGATCCGCGAGTTCGTCTGGCACGACCTGGCCGACGACTACCTCGAACTGATCAAGGGCCGGCTCTACGAGGGCCGCCCCGGCGAGCGCGACGCCGCCCGTCATGCCCTTTATACGACGCTCTCGGGCTCGCTCCGAATGCTCGCGCCCTTCTCGCCCTTCTTCACCGAGGAGCTCTATCGGGAGCTTCCGGGCACCGAGGGCAGCGTCCACGTCGCGGGGTGGCCGGCGGTCGAGGCCGACTGGAACCGCGAGGAAGCCATCACGGACGGCGAACTGATCGCCGACGCCGCGAGCACGATCCGTGGGTGGAAATCCGACTCGGGGATGGCGCTCAACGCCGACCTCGACCGGATCGAGCTCTACGCCGACGGCGAGGTCGAAGGACTCGACACCTACGACCTGAGCGAGGCTGTCAACGGCCCCGTCTACATCGAGGCGGGCCGCCCCGACGTCGAACTCGTGCCCGTCGAGGTCGAACCGGATCAGAGCGTCATCGGCCCCGAGTTCCGCGACCGGGCGGGTGCGGTGCTCGGTGCGCTCTCGGAGGCCGACCCCGCCGAGATCAGAGCTCAACGGGAAACGGGCGAGATCGAACTCGATGTCGATGGTGAAACCGTCACGCTCTCGCCGGAAGCCGTCGAGATCCGCGAGGAACGCCGCGCGGAAAGCGGCGAGGAGGTCGCGGTGCTCGAAGCCGAGCACGCGACCGTGCTCGTGTTCCCGTGA
- a CDS encoding aminopeptidase, with product MDERVHEHAEVLVDWSARVEAGDDVVLSVAEGTHDLAVAVAEELGDRGANLLTTYDSDEVARAYLRAHDGGFSTGEHELTMVENADVYLRLGGGRNTSALADVPSTARQKYATATAELREARMATDWVSTVHPTRSLAQQAGMAYEEYRNFAYSAILRDWEALAGEMAGMKELLDSGSEVRIEKERTDLTMSVEGRTAVNSAASVSYDSHNLPSGEVFTAPHATEGEVFFDVPMTINGKRLRDVSLTFEGGEVVDFSAGANEGELETILDTDDGARRSGELGIGMNRGIDRFTDNILFDEKMGDTIHLALGRAYDACLPDGEAGNASAVHVDLITDMSEGVMEIDGEVVQRNGVFRWEEGFER from the coding sequence ATGGACGAACGAGTTCACGAGCACGCCGAGGTGCTGGTCGACTGGAGCGCGCGCGTCGAGGCCGGCGACGACGTCGTGCTCTCGGTCGCGGAGGGGACACACGATCTGGCAGTAGCGGTTGCCGAGGAACTCGGCGACCGCGGTGCGAACCTCCTCACGACCTACGACTCCGACGAGGTGGCCCGCGCGTATCTCCGGGCACACGACGGGGGGTTCAGTACGGGGGAACACGAACTCACGATGGTCGAGAACGCGGACGTCTACCTACGGCTGGGCGGCGGACGAAACACCAGCGCGCTTGCGGACGTGCCCAGCACGGCCCGCCAGAAGTACGCCACGGCGACGGCGGAGCTTCGCGAGGCACGCATGGCGACCGACTGGGTTTCGACCGTGCATCCCACTCGCTCGCTCGCCCAGCAGGCCGGCATGGCCTACGAGGAGTACCGGAACTTCGCCTACAGCGCGATCCTGCGCGACTGGGAGGCGCTCGCCGGGGAGATGGCCGGGATGAAGGAGCTGCTCGATTCGGGGAGCGAGGTCCGCATCGAAAAGGAGAGGACGGACCTCACGATGTCGGTCGAAGGGCGTACGGCGGTGAACAGCGCCGCCTCGGTGTCCTACGACTCGCACAACCTGCCCTCGGGGGAGGTCTTCACCGCACCCCACGCGACCGAGGGCGAGGTGTTCTTCGACGTACCGATGACGATCAACGGCAAGCGACTGCGGGACGTTTCGCTCACCTTCGAGGGCGGCGAAGTCGTCGACTTCTCTGCCGGAGCCAACGAGGGCGAACTCGAAACGATCCTCGATACCGACGACGGCGCGCGCCGATCGGGAGAACTCGGCATCGGTATGAACCGCGGAATCGACCGCTTTACCGACAACATCCTCTTCGACGAGAAGATGGGCGATACGATCCATCTGGCGCTCGGACGGGCCTACGATGCCTGTCTGCCCGACGGCGAGGCAGGCAACGCCTCGGCGGTTCACGTCGACCTGATCACCGACATGAGCGAGGGCGTGATGGAAATCGACGGCGAAGTGGTTCAGCGAAACGGCGTCTTCCGATGGGAAGAGGGATTTGAGAGGTGA
- a CDS encoding metal-dependent transcriptional regulator, translated as MMLSAVMEDYLKAIYQLQDGGDGERVRTSAIAEHLDVTPPTVTSMLSKLAERGLADREKYKGVTLTTDGERVALEVVRHHRLLEAYLTEHLDFTWSEVHDEADRLEHHISEVFEERVAATLEDPTVDPHGAPIPNADLEPPAEPTGEALAECGEGETVEVREVSDRDPTVLEYLSERGVNPGVSLSVEEVAPFGMVTVSTADGRVSLPEDVARHVRVAPVAEAVQ; from the coding sequence ATGATGCTCAGTGCCGTCATGGAGGACTACCTCAAGGCCATCTACCAGCTCCAAGACGGTGGGGACGGCGAGCGCGTGCGAACGTCGGCGATCGCCGAACACCTCGACGTGACGCCGCCGACGGTGACGAGTATGCTCTCGAAACTCGCGGAGCGGGGACTGGCCGACCGCGAGAAGTACAAGGGCGTGACCCTCACGACCGACGGCGAGCGCGTCGCCCTCGAAGTGGTCCGCCACCACCGGCTGCTCGAAGCGTACCTCACCGAGCACCTCGATTTCACGTGGAGCGAGGTCCACGACGAGGCCGATCGGCTCGAACACCACATCAGCGAGGTCTTCGAGGAGCGTGTGGCGGCGACTCTCGAGGATCCGACGGTCGATCCCCACGGCGCGCCGATCCCGAACGCGGACTTAGAGCCGCCCGCCGAGCCGACCGGCGAGGCGCTCGCCGAGTGCGGCGAGGGCGAAACCGTCGAGGTCCGCGAAGTGAGCGATCGGGACCCCACCGTCCTCGAATACCTCTCGGAACGCGGGGTCAACCCCGGCGTCTCCCTGTCCGTCGAGGAGGTCGCCCCGTTCGGGATGGTGACCGTCAGCACCGCGGACGGCCGCGTCTCGCTGCCCGAGGACGTCGCCCGCCACGTCCGGGTCGCCCCGGTCGCGGAGGCGGTTCAGTAA
- a CDS encoding TIGR00296 family protein: MSEAQAVRLNYEDGLRAVELAREAIESYVCHGQREQPGSMREAFYQRTGALVRIESTRGRGSLRGCAGSYQTDEQLGHAIVDAAITAASDDSCGSELNASELNSVVVSTCIVRDVLLTDDPLADLELGTHGVAIDAGDRGGWLYPTIPVENDWSAREYLERACRKARLPPTAWQDEDVMVVLFSGEVFREREPNGSIEHLSL, encoded by the coding sequence ATGTCCGAGGCCCAGGCCGTACGCCTGAACTACGAGGACGGTCTTCGAGCCGTCGAGTTGGCGCGCGAAGCGATCGAGTCATACGTCTGTCATGGCCAGCGCGAACAGCCCGGTAGCATGCGCGAGGCGTTCTACCAGCGGACGGGCGCGCTCGTGCGCATCGAATCCACCCGCGGGCGGGGAAGCCTGCGGGGCTGTGCCGGTTCGTACCAGACCGACGAGCAGTTGGGCCACGCGATCGTCGACGCCGCGATCACCGCCGCCAGCGACGACTCCTGTGGATCCGAGCTCAACGCGTCGGAACTCAACAGCGTGGTCGTCTCGACCTGTATCGTCCGGGACGTGCTGTTGACCGACGACCCGCTTGCCGACCTCGAACTCGGCACCCACGGCGTCGCGATCGACGCCGGCGATCGCGGCGGGTGGCTCTACCCGACGATCCCCGTCGAGAACGACTGGAGCGCCCGCGAGTACCTCGAGCGGGCCTGCCGGAAGGCCCGCCTCCCGCCGACCGCCTGGCAGGACGAGGACGTGATGGTCGTCCTGTTCAGCGGCGAGGTCTTCCGCGAGCGCGAGCCCAACGGTTCGATCGAGCACCTCTCCCTATAG
- a CDS encoding nicotinate phosphoribosyltransferase — MDNPFETLSPEAIREGTATDAYFLRTETTLEHANKNPHVVAEVTADQFPTGEFEAVGGVKDVAHLLSGLDIDAYAIREGRLFDGGPVMRIEGPYLEFARYETSILGFLSQASAFLTAALDVRRAAPDSQVLSFGARHLHPMLAPTVERAALVAGLDGFSHVAAGEVLGREAGGTMPHALLLCFGRGNQEEAFRAFDEAVPEEVPRIALCDTFSDEIEEVLGAIEALGDDLDSVRIDTTGSRRGDFEHILRELRWHLDSRGYEDVGIFASGGLGPGDLRELRGVAEGFGVGGAITSADPVDFALDIVEIESESISKRGKLPGVKEVYRTDDGGHHVALADREGPEGEALLEPLVEGGEVAREFGIEAAEERIRADAERVL, encoded by the coding sequence ATGGACAACCCCTTCGAGACGCTCTCCCCGGAGGCGATCCGCGAGGGAACCGCGACCGACGCCTACTTCCTTCGCACGGAGACGACGCTCGAACACGCTAACAAAAACCCTCACGTCGTCGCCGAGGTGACCGCCGACCAGTTCCCCACCGGCGAGTTCGAGGCCGTTGGCGGCGTGAAGGACGTCGCACACCTCCTTTCGGGGCTCGACATCGACGCGTACGCGATCCGCGAGGGCCGGCTGTTCGACGGCGGCCCGGTGATGCGTATCGAGGGGCCGTATCTCGAGTTCGCGCGCTACGAGACCTCGATTCTCGGCTTCCTCTCGCAGGCGAGCGCGTTCCTCACGGCCGCCCTCGATGTGCGGCGGGCGGCCCCCGACTCGCAGGTGCTCTCGTTCGGCGCGCGCCACCTCCACCCGATGCTCGCGCCGACCGTCGAGCGTGCGGCGCTGGTCGCCGGACTCGACGGGTTCTCGCACGTGGCCGCCGGCGAAGTCCTGGGACGGGAGGCCGGCGGCACGATGCCCCACGCCCTGTTGCTCTGTTTCGGTCGGGGCAACCAAGAGGAAGCCTTCCGGGCCTTCGACGAGGCCGTCCCCGAGGAGGTCCCACGAATCGCGCTCTGTGATACCTTCTCGGACGAGATCGAGGAGGTGCTCGGGGCGATCGAGGCGCTGGGCGACGACCTGGACAGCGTCCGGATCGACACTACCGGGTCTCGGCGCGGCGATTTCGAACACATCCTCAGGGAGCTGCGCTGGCATCTCGACTCGCGGGGCTACGAGGACGTCGGGATCTTCGCTTCGGGCGGGCTCGGTCCGGGGGACCTGCGCGAACTTCGGGGGGTCGCCGAGGGGTTCGGCGTCGGCGGGGCGATCACGAGTGCCGACCCGGTCGACTTCGCGCTCGACATCGTCGAGATCGAGAGCGAGTCGATCTCCAAGCGGGGGAAACTCCCCGGAGTGAAGGAGGTCTACAGAACCGACGACGGAGGCCACCACGTCGCCCTAGCGGACCGCGAGGGACCCGAGGGCGAGGCGCTGTTGGAGCCACTGGTCGAGGGCGGCGAAGTCGCTCGGGAGTTCGGTATCGAGGCGGCGGAAGAACGGATACGGGCGGACGCGGAGCGCGTTCTATAG
- a CDS encoding Hvo_1808 family surface protein, whose product MRRPIALVVLTLCVVVVATGAPLAPSEPAAAQTDADWRGAGADADDELGLSADEGLSDAELEAVVERSMVRIESIRGVEFEERPSVTVVTREEFRSEYAGLGANPPEDRAAFENAKLRALFLVGGDENATAVQNENMDTAVAGFYSSETAEIVLVSNAEEPRVNELTLAHELVHAYQDQEWGLAGYDSRTQDGSSAELGLIEGDAVYLETLYEQRCGEEWECLIPADAEPGEGEQPDQPANLGLLLLDFYPYDSGPTFIESVHEAGGWAAVNDLYDEPPVTTEQVIDPAAYPADQPRDVAIEDTNSGDWERLEPDTGPDYDRLGMAAVTTMFINPLYDSGGQDWVIPADEWFTYEGSEPPAYGAFEYGHEYATGWDGDRLHVYENSEEIGYVWRLAWDSPDDADTFAAGFDDLLAYWGGERVEPDTYRIDDGGYEGAYHVTVDEETVTITHAPTVDALAAVSGDARPGTGGSPGETADEPTREDGDGDDAEDTGDALPGFGIPVALATLAIAAYLLVRRR is encoded by the coding sequence ATGCGCCGCCCCATCGCCCTCGTCGTCCTCACCCTCTGTGTGGTGGTCGTCGCCACCGGCGCGCCGCTCGCGCCGAGCGAACCCGCCGCGGCCCAAACTGACGCCGACTGGCGCGGGGCCGGGGCCGACGCCGACGACGAACTCGGGCTCAGTGCGGACGAGGGCCTCTCCGACGCCGAACTCGAAGCCGTCGTCGAGCGTTCGATGGTTCGCATCGAGTCGATCCGGGGCGTCGAGTTCGAGGAGCGCCCGTCCGTGACGGTCGTCACCCGCGAGGAGTTCCGGAGCGAGTACGCGGGACTGGGCGCGAACCCCCCCGAAGACCGCGCCGCCTTCGAGAACGCGAAGCTTCGAGCGCTGTTTCTCGTCGGGGGCGACGAGAACGCCACCGCGGTCCAAAACGAGAACATGGACACCGCGGTCGCCGGCTTCTACTCCTCGGAAACCGCCGAGATCGTCCTCGTCTCGAACGCGGAGGAACCACGGGTAAACGAACTCACGCTCGCCCACGAGCTCGTTCACGCCTACCAGGATCAGGAGTGGGGCCTCGCGGGCTACGACAGCCGCACACAGGACGGGTCGAGCGCCGAACTCGGGCTGATCGAGGGCGACGCGGTCTACCTCGAGACGCTCTACGAACAGCGCTGTGGCGAGGAGTGGGAGTGTCTGATTCCGGCCGACGCCGAACCCGGCGAGGGCGAACAGCCCGACCAGCCCGCGAACCTCGGGTTGCTCCTGCTCGATTTCTACCCCTACGACTCGGGCCCGACGTTCATCGAGTCGGTTCACGAGGCCGGTGGTTGGGCGGCCGTCAACGATCTCTACGACGAACCACCCGTGACTACCGAGCAGGTGATCGACCCCGCGGCCTACCCGGCCGACCAGCCCCGCGACGTGGCGATCGAGGACACCAACTCGGGCGACTGGGAGCGTCTCGAACCCGACACCGGCCCCGACTACGACCGGCTCGGAATGGCCGCCGTCACGACGATGTTCATCAACCCCCTCTACGACAGCGGCGGACAGGACTGGGTGATCCCCGCGGACGAGTGGTTCACCTACGAGGGGTCCGAACCGCCGGCCTACGGCGCCTTCGAGTACGGCCACGAGTACGCCACCGGCTGGGACGGCGACCGACTGCACGTCTACGAGAACAGTGAGGAGATCGGCTACGTCTGGAGGCTGGCGTGGGACTCACCCGACGATGCCGACACCTTCGCCGCCGGGTTCGACGACCTGCTCGCCTACTGGGGCGGCGAGCGGGTCGAACCCGACACCTACCGTATCGACGACGGCGGCTACGAGGGAGCCTACCACGTGACCGTCGACGAGGAGACGGTGACGATCACCCACGCGCCCACGGTCGACGCGCTCGCGGCGGTTTCCGGGGACGCCCGGCCCGGAACCGGGGGGAGTCCGGGCGAGACCGCCGACGAACCCACACGCGAGGACGGCGATGGGGACGACGCGGAAGACACGGGCGACGCGTTGCCCGGGTTCGGGATCCCGGTCGCGCTCGCTACACTGGCAATCGCGGCCTACCTCCTCGTCCGACGGCGCTAA